In Pecten maximus chromosome 10, xPecMax1.1, whole genome shotgun sequence, one genomic interval encodes:
- the LOC117336583 gene encoding uncharacterized protein LOC117336583 produces the protein MDTTQKKKLLVLKQLGEFKIQVKTPLTSNRSEGVIYGVSTELSDKDLVESLSEEGVTRATRMKGRQYDSDKNSTTVRLTFSTKDIPERVAVGYRTFKVKLYVPPPLRCYKCNRYGHIAARCKGALRCQKCGGDHKVVDCKSEDLKCVNCGGAHSAAYGGCTARKKAVDIVKIQVTEHCSRREAVQEYKKKSYAQSVSENTPETINPVPYSGVADFNIPKSQPDHPSVRPSVTVPQEPVVTVPIKKLLQLAVSVIAKINEGSSWTEILIYVLSQAETIFGVKLDSTMLPDTLVK, from the coding sequence ATGGACACCACCCAAAAGAAAAAGTTACTCGTCTTAAAGCAGCTTGGTGAGTTTAAAATCCAGGTCAAAACTCCGTTAACCTCTAATAGATCAGAGGGAGTCATTTATGGTGTAAGCACTGAACTTTCCGATAAAGATCTGGTAGAGAGTCTCAGTGAAGAGGGGGTCACAAGAGCTACTCGTATGAAGGGCCGTCAGTACGACAGTGACAAAAACAGCACCACTGTCCGACTGACCTTCAGTACAAAAGATATACCGGAGCGAGTAGCCGTTGGCTACAGAACTTTTAAAGTAAAACTGTACGTTCCACCTCCACTAAGGTGTTACAAGTGTAACCGGTACGGGCATATAGCTGCCCGCTGTAAAGGGGCATTACGATGCCAGAAGTGTGGGGGAGACCACAAAGTGGTCGATTGTAAGTCCGAGGACTTAAAATGTGTAAACTGTGGAGGGGCACACAGTGCCGCCTACGGGGGTTGTACGGCCAGGAAAAAGGCTGTAGACATTGTAAAAATACAGGTGACAGAACATTGTTCACGTCGAGAGGCGGTacaagaatataaaaaaaaatcgtatgCACAGTCAGTCTCCGAAAACACACCGGAAACAATTAACCCCGTACCGTACTCCGGGGTAGCTGATTTCAACATCCCTAAAAGTCAGCCCGaccatccgtccgtccgtccgtcagttACTGTCCCACAGGAACCTGTGGTGACAGTACCTATCAAAAAGCTACTACAGTTAGCAGTTTCTGTCATCGCCAAAATCAATGAAGGTTCTAGTTGGACAgaaatacttatatatgtaCTTAGTCAAGCTGAAACCATATTTGGAGTCAAGCTCGACAGCACAATGTTACCCGATACACTCGTGAAATAA